The proteins below come from a single Candidatus Rhabdochlamydia sp. T3358 genomic window:
- a CDS encoding glycosyltransferase family 4 protein gives MEKVLFVTQTLGHKEACGIGLIGRLLGETLIKSKKYDFEILYTDSEKELENKIIEINPKVIIYNYHSHTTPWIHNQALRNRFSTLIHIMLHHDIHQKIIDSYTPSNYFGFKYLVTADPSLKGNDHVFLVNRLIPPYKPKPYANHDIPVIGFQGFGPRHKGIHKIAEKVQEEFEEAIIRLHIPFSFYGDPMGNEAKSRVTEVMNIIKKPGIKVEASHDLLSTQQIIEFLGQNTINCYFYDYLPDAGLASSPDYALAAKRPIAVTKSHQLRNFTELNPSICIEESSLKNIISLGTEPLEILYNSYAEENVLSDYERVIDHIIQNHKPSLAIVSSYNINCALAHYANALKDFLHPVFNVEIIDLKTSQLLRQEGKNYQKMSEAHIDQLCARLQEFDLVNVHLELGLYGTSTESIMSRILKICQASGRLILTVHTIDYKGAHNGHSHVYQQIMQTLKQRPPSNPFHLITHLPQESVLIEKMYAINNVSDFPLLFLTNERRKKFQQSRNPNVWKRQFGFKEEDITMGMFGLLSAHKNYLHALRTLNLLPAHYKLLIVGEAHHMNIKEWKVDPVIQEMVSYLDDHPALVDRVIFTGRRDDAKYFEDLANIDFVLLPSFEVGQSGSSALSTGLELSCAILKSNTSNTPGYETYFSNCFETFDIGNYYETKHKILNFDKTKLSNLNKKLESFSEVQVRKIYTNIYESMKEATPIQLSEQSLKTLSVNTFPIRSLPARIILKALPKPVKSVLKKLRDMAKTTS, from the coding sequence ATGGAAAAAGTTTTATTTGTGACTCAGACCTTGGGACATAAAGAAGCCTGCGGGATCGGACTAATTGGCAGGCTGCTTGGAGAAACATTGATTAAATCCAAAAAATATGATTTTGAAATTCTCTATACAGACTCCGAAAAGGAGTTAGAAAATAAAATCATAGAAATAAATCCAAAAGTAATAATTTATAATTATCACTCTCACACTACACCTTGGATTCATAATCAAGCTCTAAGAAATAGATTTTCTACCCTCATTCACATCATGTTACATCATGATATCCATCAGAAAATTATAGATTCCTACACCCCTAGCAACTATTTTGGATTCAAATACCTTGTGACTGCAGATCCTTCCCTAAAAGGAAATGACCATGTTTTCTTAGTCAATAGACTTATCCCTCCCTATAAACCAAAACCCTATGCAAATCATGACATTCCAGTCATAGGATTTCAGGGATTTGGACCACGACACAAAGGTATTCATAAAATAGCGGAAAAAGTACAGGAAGAATTTGAAGAAGCTATTATCAGACTTCATATTCCCTTTTCTTTTTACGGAGATCCTATGGGGAATGAAGCAAAAAGCCGAGTAACGGAAGTAATGAATATCATTAAAAAGCCAGGAATTAAAGTTGAAGCATCTCATGATCTTTTATCGACGCAACAGATTATAGAATTCTTAGGCCAGAATACCATTAATTGTTACTTTTATGATTATCTTCCCGATGCAGGACTAGCATCATCCCCAGACTATGCTCTAGCAGCCAAAAGACCGATTGCTGTAACAAAATCGCATCAATTAAGAAATTTTACCGAATTAAATCCATCTATTTGCATAGAAGAAAGCTCTCTAAAAAACATTATCTCTCTTGGGACAGAACCCTTAGAAATATTATATAATTCCTATGCGGAAGAAAATGTTTTAAGTGACTATGAAAGAGTGATCGATCATATCATACAAAACCACAAACCAAGTTTGGCCATTGTTTCCTCTTATAATATCAATTGTGCACTTGCTCACTATGCAAATGCATTGAAAGATTTTTTACATCCGGTCTTTAATGTTGAGATTATAGATTTAAAAACCAGCCAGCTTTTAAGACAAGAAGGTAAAAATTATCAAAAAATGAGCGAGGCCCACATTGACCAACTTTGTGCAAGACTACAGGAATTTGACCTTGTGAATGTACATCTTGAATTAGGCCTCTACGGAACCTCAACAGAGTCGATTATGTCTCGAATTTTAAAGATCTGCCAAGCCTCAGGGCGTTTAATTCTTACCGTGCATACAATTGATTATAAAGGAGCTCACAACGGACACTCTCATGTATATCAACAGATCATGCAGACGCTAAAACAGAGACCTCCTAGCAACCCCTTTCATTTAATCACCCATTTACCTCAAGAAAGTGTGCTCATTGAAAAAATGTATGCAATCAACAATGTGTCTGACTTTCCACTGCTTTTCTTAACCAATGAAAGAAGGAAAAAATTTCAACAAAGCCGTAACCCCAATGTATGGAAAAGGCAATTTGGGTTCAAAGAGGAAGATATCACAATGGGGATGTTCGGTTTATTAAGCGCGCATAAAAACTACCTTCATGCTTTACGTACCTTAAATCTTCTCCCAGCTCATTATAAATTACTGATCGTTGGAGAAGCCCATCATATGAATATTAAAGAGTGGAAAGTAGATCCCGTAATTCAAGAGATGGTCTCTTATTTAGATGATCATCCAGCTCTAGTGGATAGAGTCATTTTTACAGGTCGTCGCGATGATGCAAAGTATTTTGAAGATCTAGCAAATATCGATTTTGTGCTTCTTCCGTCTTTTGAAGTAGGACAAAGCGGCTCATCAGCACTTTCAACTGGCCTTGAGTTATCTTGTGCAATTCTTAAAAGTAACACCTCAAATACACCAGGCTATGAAACCTATTTTTCCAATTGCTTTGAAACATTTGATATTGGAAATTATTACGAAACAAAACACAAAATATTGAATTTTGACAAAACAAAATTATCGAACCTTAATAAGAAACTAGAATCATTTTCAGAAGTTCAAGTACGAAAAATCTATACAAATATCTATGAATCGATGAAAGAGGCTACCCCCATTCAACTATCTGAGCAATCCCTTAAAACACTTTCCGTAAATACTTTTCCAATCCGTTCTCTACCAGCTAGGATCATACTTAAAGCTCTGCCTAAACCAGTTAAATCAGTATTGAAAAAACTCCGAGATATGGCAAAGACTACGTCATGA